The Pradoshia eiseniae DNA window TACATCAATCGCTTCAGGGAAGAATTGAAGGAGCACAATGTGAAGGATGCTGTTTCCATCACAACCAAGACCGCAGGAAGGGCCATTGCCTTCTCTGGTATCTGTGTCATTCTTGGTTTATCAGGTATGCTCTTCATTCAAATTGACATATTTAGAAGTGTGGCGGTTGGCGGCATTGTCGTAGTGCTGGTGTCGGTCATCTCTGCCTTGACCTTCCTGCCAGGCCTGCTTTCCATTCTTGGCTCTAACATTAACAAAGCCATGATTATCAAGAATCGAAAAGAGGATGCTTCCGCTTGGAGGAGGTTTGCCGGTTTTGTGATGAAGAAGCCTATCTTAAGTGCCTTGGCGGCTTTGGTCATCTTGATTTTGGTGGCAGCTCCAATACGTCATATTGAGCTGGAAATACCTAATGCAGAATCCCTTCCAGCTGATAATGAAACACGGATTGCTTATGAAACATTCGAGGAAAACTTCCAGCCCGAAGACCACACCATCATGCCCGTGGTGCTTAAAGCAGAGGATGATATATTGACAGATGATTCATTAGAGCAAGTGGAGGAATTCATTGGGGATCTGCAGGAAGAACCTCTTGTGACCAATGTCGATTCACTTTTCTCCATTACAGATATGGAAACAGCCGCAAGCCTGACTCAAGCCCTGCAATCTGAACAAATAAGAGCTCAGCTTGAACCAGCATTAGAAAATATGGTCGATAAAGACACAACCTATATCATGGTTGAAATTGATGCGCCATATGATTCAACGGAGGCAGCCGAATATGTACAGGACTTGCAAGATGGCGCCATTAACACAGACCTCACCTATACTGTAGGAGGACGTGCTAAATTTAATCAGGAAATTTACGAGGAAATCGGTACCCAAACACCAAAAGGATTAATCTTGATTGTCTCTGCAACCTTCTTGATCCTGATGTTTGCATTCCGCTCTATCTTGATTCCTCTTAAAGCGATTCTGATGAATATCCTGTCGCTGGGAGCGGCATTCGGTTTAATTGTATGGATTTTCCAGGAAGGTCATCTCGGCGTTGAGGCAAATCCGATTGCTTTGATGATCCCGATTTTCATCTTTGCTATCGTCTTTGGCCTTAGCATGGACTATGAGGTATTCTTAATATCCCGTATTCGGGAGATTTATTTAGAAACAGGTGATAATGACAAAGCCACTCTGGAAGGTCTTACGACAACAAGCCGGATTATTACATCTGCAGCAGCTATTATGATTGCTGTCACAGGAGCCTTTGCCTTCACAGATATCGTTCCCGTCAAACAGGTTGGGGTAGGAGTGGCGCTGGCCATCTTTATTGATGCCACCCTCATACGTATGGTTCTTGTTCCTTCCTTGATGAAATTGCTTGGCAAATGGAATTGGTGGTTCCCTGGTAAACAAAAGGCTAAACAAGAAAAATAACTGACAAAAAGCCAGTTCAATCCGAACTGGCTTTCTTAAATATCTCTAAAATTTTCTAAATATTTCGATGTTTATTACCATCAATATGGTATAATTATAGTAAAATAGATTTAGCGAAAGAGGTGATTAAGATGCATAAATTGAATTTTTTCAGCACCTCCGATCAGACAGAAGATTATTTGAAAAAGGCGATTCTCGCTGATGAAAACCAAGAAATCGATAATGCCATAAGCCATTTTGAAAAAGGGCTTGATTCCGTAACAGACAAAACACCCAGAAGAGTCAGGAAAATGATTCTTCCTGCGACCATATTATTAGCAAAGAATTATACGGAAAAACACCATTATGAAAAAGCTCTTGCGACATACCGTTCAGCCATAAATTTGGCCAAGACAGATACGGAAAAAATGAATGCCTATGAAGGCGCCGGAAAGCTAGCCTACCTGACAGGAAATTATGAAGAAGCTACAAGCCATTATCTGCAGGCCCTGCAATATGCAGCGAAAAAAACACCTAAAGATAAAATTTTAGTCGTCCATTCCAAAATACTTCATGAACTCGGACATGTTCTTTTGGACAGCCATCCAAGCTTGACCGAGGAACAAAAACAACAGGCAGAAGAATATCGCAAATATTTAACTGGCCAGCCGCATTCCTATGATTTAACACAGCTTCCCTACTATCGTGAGATTGGAATGGATTTATTAAATGAATATCAAGTATTGACATAAAGCGGGAGATTACGTTGACTTCCGCTTTCTTTCATGAATCTATACACTTTTGTACATACTAAGTCCTAACGAATATACAGAAGGCTGGGAGCAATGCATGATACTCATGGACAAGGCATTTTGGCGGTTTAATCTTGTAGGAGTAATCAATACAACCAACTATTACATTTTGTACTTAATCTTTGCAGATACCCTTCACTTCTATTATCTGAAGGCTCATTTCCTTAGTTTTTTCTTATGCCTCATTGGCTCATTTTTCATGAATTCATACTTCACCTATAAAACAAAGCCTACCTTGAAGAAATTTTTGCAATTTCCCCTTACTTCGATCGTGAATATCGTCATTAGCACCGCCATCATCTTTTTGTCCGTGCAATTACTTCATCTTCCCGACTTTATTGCCCCTTTATTTGCTTCCGTGTTCCCCATACCTTTTACATTTCTCGTGACGAGGATGATCCTGACCAAGCCATAGGTGAGCTGCAATTGATTCGGATGGCTGAAGCCCGTCATTGTGAAGAGGGACAAATCCCAGCCGCCCAGGGACAGCTTTACTCCTATTATTATTTAGGTCGCATTCGGGTTTCCACCCTATGAATTATGCTTAACTTTCTATGCAAAATAAAAAGCCGAGCCATGTTTGGCCCGACCATTACTATCTATCTATGGAATCCTTCAATTAATTGAAATCTCCTTGCACCAGCTCCAACGAGCAGTAAGGAATGAGTATACATATTGCCGTTCTTTCTTTCACGCACGCCCTTTAAAAATAAACCATCCGTAATACCTGTTGCGGAGAATAGAATATCTCCACCTTGGACTATATCATCAATCCCAAGAAGCTTATATGGGTCTTCAATCCCCATGCTGCGGCAACGGTTATATTCCATCTTATTCATCGGAACAAGCTGAGCCTGAAAATCACCACCGAGGCATTTGAGAGCAACTGCTGTCACCACTCCTTCAGGTGCTCCCCCTGTTCCGACGAGCATATCAATGTCAATATCATCCATAGCAGCGCCGATAGCCCCCGTTATATCAACATCAGAAAACAGTTTTAATTTTGCTCCAGCTAATAGGACTTCGTTAATCAGGTCCTTGTGTCTGTCCCTCTCTTGAATCATGATGGTTAATTCTCGTATATCCTTGCCTTGCGCCTTTGCGACCGCCTTCATATTATCCAGTAAAGGGGCATCCAAATCGATTTTGCCCTTTGCTTCCGGTCCAACAGCAATCTTCTTCATATACATATCTGGCGCATGTAATAAACAGCCCCTTCTTGCAGCTGCCAAAACGGCTAATGAGTTATCTTTTCCGGTCGCCATTAAGTTGGTGCCTTCAATAGGATCAACGGCAATATCAACATCCAGTCCATTGCCGGAGCCTACCTCCTCATTGATATACAGCATGGGAGCCTCGTCCATTTCTCCCTCACCAATAACGATTCTTCCGCACATTTCAACATTATTAAGATGATATCGCATGGCTTTTGTTCCTGCATCATCGGCACTTAGCTTATCGCATTTTCCAATAAGGGGATAAGCTGCAATAGCTGCCTGCTGCGTTACATTCAGCAGCTCCTCTGCTATTGCAGTCATACCAATCGTCTTATTAGCATAATGGGTGAATTGCATAATCAACTTCCTTCACAAAATGGTAAAATCACATAATGATATATTATGATTAACCATCACAGGAGGTCAATGCCCGTATTTATCCAAGAAGGAATCTACTATGCCTGCTTCTCCATCATTGGTATTCAAATAATGGCCCGTAGCAAGTCTTATAGCATCTCCGAAGAAAAATCGTTCATATAAGGTCTGCCTGGAGCCAAAGGAACTCATAGTCATATCCCAAGCAAGCCGGAAGATCTTCACTCTTTCCTTCGCAGATACAGTCGCTGCCTGCATATATAAATCTAAATCATCTCGAATTTCCGAGTTAAAATCAGATATGGTCGGTAAGGAAGCAAGCCCGCTTGCACCGATAAGCTGAATAATCTCAACAAAACGCGGATATAGCCGCGGGAACAGCATAACAGCTGCATCCATCGGATTTTTGTCCGGAACCATTACCCCCCATTTATCCTGAACTGCATTTCTCTCTCCCGCGAGCACTAAACCTTTCAATGATTCAATACCAACCTTCATTTCGCTGATTTTCTCATGGATATGAGGGTATTCACCTACTTGAATGATATTGATTAATTTCCTGGCGAGTCCCAGCATGAACTCCAATTTCACGATTCTCCTGCTTGTTACCTGATGGACCGCCAGCACATGAAAGCTGCTATCCTTATAAGCTTTCAAAGCAACCTCTGGATGCTGATAAAAGAACACTCTCTCCCATGGCACAAGTACCTGATCAAATACCACAATCATATCTAACTCATCAAAACGGGAACTTAATGGATGGTCGAATACGGATTCTCGATAACTATATGGTTCACGGCTGATGAATTTTAGTCCGGGCGTATTGCTTGGAATCGAAAAACCATACGCCATTTCCGGGTTACTCGCCGCTCCGCCAGAAGGGTAGACAAGAATCTCATCCGTTATGCCTCCTTGTGTCGCGAGAAGTCTTGCTCCTTGAATAACGATGCCATCCTCTTTGATATCGATTGTTTGGGCAGCGATTGTTTGAGAGAAATTTTCAGTATAATAGGATGCCCGATTCACTTGCGGGTTGATGAATGTATGCGTAAAACATAAATCCCTCTCTCTCGCCTGTTCAAATAATGTATCCATATTTTTCGTAAAACGTTTGTCTTGGAGGGAGAAAATCTCGCTTGAGGAAGCGAAAGCCATCATGACTGTATTCATATAATCCGGCGACCGGCCTAACATCCCTCCACTTTCCTTCGCCCATAGCTGCGTGGATAAACGCCTCTTCTCAAGATCCTCCTTCGTTTCCGGCTTCAAAAAAGAAGTTCCTACTTGATTGCCTGTTGAGGGGGAACGGAATGTCATGATATCCTGATTGCCTTTAAGCAATTGAACATCATAAAGATCTGCCGTGCTCTTCATAACCCCTTTCAGCGAGGGATGCCCGGACATGGTTCCGGTCACCTTCTTTCCGTC harbors:
- a CDS encoding MMPL family transporter, whose product is MYTYRKALVIFWTILTIIMGFFALKMPGILQGSGFEMKDSSYDQANKLLEDHFGQSSSPYIVLFENKDNLSQDQFNKEIKDTLKNIDSIDGITSITSPLDNPSQLKENLAYASISFEKEKEPADNIDALEKEMKNDSISLSLTGGDVIEEEMNAASQRDLKNAELIGVPVAMVVLLLAFGGLVAALIPLLTGAIAVITAMGIIYFLGQIFNLSVFVLNVAPMIGLAVSIDFALLYINRFREELKEHNVKDAVSITTKTAGRAIAFSGICVILGLSGMLFIQIDIFRSVAVGGIVVVLVSVISALTFLPGLLSILGSNINKAMIIKNRKEDASAWRRFAGFVMKKPILSALAALVILILVAAPIRHIELEIPNAESLPADNETRIAYETFEENFQPEDHTIMPVVLKAEDDILTDDSLEQVEEFIGDLQEEPLVTNVDSLFSITDMETAASLTQALQSEQIRAQLEPALENMVDKDTTYIMVEIDAPYDSTEAAEYVQDLQDGAINTDLTYTVGGRAKFNQEIYEEIGTQTPKGLILIVSATFLILMFAFRSILIPLKAILMNILSLGAAFGLIVWIFQEGHLGVEANPIALMIPIFIFAIVFGLSMDYEVFLISRIREIYLETGDNDKATLEGLTTTSRIITSAAAIMIAVTGAFAFTDIVPVKQVGVGVALAIFIDATLIRMVLVPSLMKLLGKWNWWFPGKQKAKQEK
- a CDS encoding tetratricopeptide repeat protein, with the protein product MHKLNFFSTSDQTEDYLKKAILADENQEIDNAISHFEKGLDSVTDKTPRRVRKMILPATILLAKNYTEKHHYEKALATYRSAINLAKTDTEKMNAYEGAGKLAYLTGNYEEATSHYLQALQYAAKKTPKDKILVVHSKILHELGHVLLDSHPSLTEEQKQQAEEYRKYLTGQPHSYDLTQLPYYREIGMDLLNEYQVLT
- a CDS encoding GtrA family protein, producing the protein MDKAFWRFNLVGVINTTNYYILYLIFADTLHFYYLKAHFLSFFLCLIGSFFMNSYFTYKTKPTLKKFLQFPLTSIVNIVISTAIIFLSVQLLHLPDFIAPLFASVFPIPFTFLVTRMILTKP
- the glpX gene encoding class II fructose-bisphosphatase: MQFTHYANKTIGMTAIAEELLNVTQQAAIAAYPLIGKCDKLSADDAGTKAMRYHLNNVEMCGRIVIGEGEMDEAPMLYINEEVGSGNGLDVDIAVDPIEGTNLMATGKDNSLAVLAAARRGCLLHAPDMYMKKIAVGPEAKGKIDLDAPLLDNMKAVAKAQGKDIRELTIMIQERDRHKDLINEVLLAGAKLKLFSDVDITGAIGAAMDDIDIDMLVGTGGAPEGVVTAVALKCLGGDFQAQLVPMNKMEYNRCRSMGIEDPYKLLGIDDIVQGGDILFSATGITDGLFLKGVRERKNGNMYTHSLLLVGAGARRFQLIEGFHR
- the hpaB gene encoding 4-hydroxyphenylacetate 3-monooxygenase, oxygenase component; the encoded protein is MPARSGKQYLEAINRMRANVWIDGKKVTGTMSGHPSLKGVMKSTADLYDVQLLKGNQDIMTFRSPSTGNQVGTSFLKPETKEDLEKRRLSTQLWAKESGGMLGRSPDYMNTVMMAFASSSEIFSLQDKRFTKNMDTLFEQARERDLCFTHTFINPQVNRASYYTENFSQTIAAQTIDIKEDGIVIQGARLLATQGGITDEILVYPSGGAASNPEMAYGFSIPSNTPGLKFISREPYSYRESVFDHPLSSRFDELDMIVVFDQVLVPWERVFFYQHPEVALKAYKDSSFHVLAVHQVTSRRIVKLEFMLGLARKLINIIQVGEYPHIHEKISEMKVGIESLKGLVLAGERNAVQDKWGVMVPDKNPMDAAVMLFPRLYPRFVEIIQLIGASGLASLPTISDFNSEIRDDLDLYMQAATVSAKERVKIFRLAWDMTMSSFGSRQTLYERFFFGDAIRLATGHYLNTNDGEAGIVDSFLDKYGH